In the Paucidesulfovibrio gracilis DSM 16080 genome, CTGACGTTTTGTAGGCGGCGCTTCGCAAGCGACACGCTGCGGACTGAGCCGATTGCGGATTGGGAACACGCTTCCGGTCCTGCTACATCGCCTTCCTTTGGGGAGGCGATTTTTTTTACACACCCCCTGTTGACAACTTGTCGGGCGTGTCTACTTTGTATCCCAGGCAACCGCAACAAAGGAGGTTTGACATGATGTTGGACTTCAATACGTTATACCCGTATTCCGGTCGTTGGGACCGGCTGTTCGACGACCTGATCAAAAGCACGGCCCCGGAGTACCGGCGCATGGCCTATCCGCCCCTGAACATCAGCGAGGATGAGCAGGCATTGCATGTGCGCTGCCAGGTTCCGGGCATGAGCATGGACGACCTGGAGCTGACCCTTACGGACAAGAGTCTGGTGATCAAGGGAGAGCGCCGGGCCGAGGAAGGCAAGTTCTATCGGCAGGAGCGGCCCGTGGGTACTTTTCAGCGCGTGGTGCGGCTCAATGTCCCGGTGGACCGCGAGAAGATCAAGGCCACCCTCAGGGACGGCGTGCTCACCGTAACGCTGCCACGTGCGGAAGAGGCGCGTCCGCGCCGCATCAGCATTGAAGCGTCCTGAGTCCATTCCCAGAACCCCTAGTTTTCGACGGTGCCGGAGCGCGGCGGGCAGAAAAGTCTCCCGGCCCGGTACAGCCGTCGTCCATCTCGGGAGGTGCGATATGCAGAACGAAGTGAAAGCCAGAGAGGAAAAACCGTTGCAAAAGATCCGTCCGGCCACGGACATCCTGGAACGCGAGGACGGGTATCATGTGTTCATGGATATTCCGGGCGTACGCCGGGAAGATTTGGTATTGGATCTCCAGGACAATGAGCTGGCCGTGAGCGCCAAAACCGCGGAGATCGGTTCGCAGGAAGAACGGTATGCGGATGTGGAATTCGGCCCTGTGGAATACTCCAGGGTGATTTCCGTCTCCGACCTGGTGGACAAGGAAGGAATCAAAGCAAATCTGACCAATGGAGTGCTCTCGCTGCATCTGCCCAAGGCGGAAAAGGCGCTCCCGAAAAAGATCGAAATTCAGGCAGGCTAAACCGCCGCCAAACCATCCCCCTTCATTCCTCATCGACGAATGTTCGAGGCTCCGCACGGAGCCTCGAACTGTTTTCCACAGGTAGCAAGCGTTGACCCGGCCCTGACTTCGGCAAACGGCTCAATCCCCGGCAGGGGACCGGTTCCGAATCTGTGTGGTCAGAATGTGAAGCAGGCGGGTGGCGGCTCGGATTTCGTCACGATCCGCATGGGGCAGCGCCCGGGCAATGAGGCTGTTTTCCTGGGCGCGAAAGGCGTTACGAGCCGCGATTCCCTGCTGCGTACAAGATGCCAGCTTAGAAGTTTTATGACGGGGATTATCCATAAATTCAATGTACTGATCTGTGCAAAGTTCGTTGCATGTTTTGAGAACGAACTGTCGGGAAACATTCAGAGCCCGCGCCAGGTCCGGTACGGTGGCCGGTCCTTCCTCGGCTAGAGTGCGAAGTATCCGCGCCTTGGGCGTGCTCAATCCAGCCTGGACATGCGTCTGCTCCATGACCTGCTCCAACACGTCGCGGAGAAGGAAAACTTCCCGAAACAAATCGTGCAGTTCTTTGCCCCGTTCCCGATCAATTCCATCCATGGGTACCCGTCCTTCCGTCACCGCTACAACCACCTTCGCACAGCGTCACAATAGGCCGCATAGGCTTCCCCGAAACGCGCCAGCATGTAGGTTTCTTCCTTCGGCACCACGTACAGCGCAAGAAAGCCGCCCAACGGCAGCCAGCTTGCCGCCATCCAAAGGCTGTTCGCGCAGAGGGCCAGCCCCAGATACAATGCGGAACCGCCCACATACATGGGATTGCGACTGTACCGGTACGCGCCGCCGCGCACAAGGCGCTTGGCCGGAAGGTTGGTGCGGACATTGGTGCCGAGCCGTTTGAATCGTTCGTGGCCGTACATCATGAATGTGAAGCCGGCTCCCCCCAGGGCAACGCCCAGGCCAAGGCGCCAGGCCGCCGTCATGGAAAAGGACGTGGGAAGCAGCCACTCCAGACCGATTCCCAGGAGCAGACAACAATAAAAGACCGTGGGCGGCATGATTTTTATTCCGGGAGATTTGGGCGTTTTCCTGGCAGCAAAATCGGAATTCCGGTTCAGACCGTTTTGTATGGTCTCGTCCTGCATGGCGATTCTCCTTGTTGTGTGGTGATTGCGCTTCCGGTCCATGAAGGTCCGGCTCGACATGCTGGTTGTTTCAAATGACAAGCAGGTTGTCAAGATGAAAATTAAGTTGTCAAAAAAACCATTGCCAAGACGTGCCAATTTGTCTATTTGGCAAAATATGCAAATAAGGCTGCGGCAGCAAAACAGTTGCAGCAGAGAAAACATTGACGAACCGGAGGACAACAATGGAGCGGCAGGCAGCGGCTTTCAAGGCGCTGGGGCATCCGGCCCGTTTACGCATGGTGCGTGCGCTGGGCGGGGGAGAACAATGCGTCTGCGCGTTACGCGATGTCGTGGGGCTGGATATGTCCACGGTGTCACGGCATCTGGGCGTGTTGCGCAGTGCCGGTATCGTGGAAGGCGAAAAGCGCGGAACCTGGATGTACTATCGGCTTCGATTGCCGTGTGTGATCGGTTTTCTGCAATGCCTGGAGTTGCAATTGTCACCGGATTCCGAGAGGGGAGGCGACCATGCAGGACTTGATGGATGATTTGAACCGGCAGGCGCGGGAGACGGGCAACCCGTCCCCCAAACCCGAAACCGGGGGGTGCGCTTGTATGGACGCCGGGTCCGCGCCGAGGCAACCCGGCGCGGACCGCTTGGGATTGCGCGGCCGATTGCTTTTTCTGGTGTTGGGCTTGGGGCTGTGGGTTCCGGTTTACATGTATCTGGAGCCTTTTGCCCGCTGGTTCACCACCCGGGTGCTCGGCTTGCAGACGAGCACTCCGCTGGGCGAGTCCGTGCGGTTTTTTGTCTACGATACGCCCAAAGTTTTTTTGTTGTTGGTGCTCATCGTATACGGCGTGGGCGTGCTGCGGACGTTCTTTACGCCCGAGGCCACGCGCCGTGTGTTGGCGGGGCGTACCGAGGTGGTGGGCAATGTGCTGGCCGCCGGCCTGGGCGTACTTACGCCGTTTTGTTCCTGTTCCGCGGTGCCGTTGTTCGTGGGCTTTGTCACGGCCGGGGTGCCGCTGGGCGTGACCTTTTCCTTCTTGATCAGCGCGCCCATGGTCAATGAAGTGGCCCTGGCCATGCTCCTGGGCATGTTCGGGTGGCGGGTGGCCCTGCTCTACGCCGGAACCGGATTGGTTTTGGCTGTGATCGCGGGATTTGTCATCGGGCGGTTGCGGCTGGAGGGCTGGTTGCAGCCCTGGGTGCGCAAGCAACTGGCCATGAATGGCGGTCCCGGCGCGCAACGTCGGCCCGATTGGTCCGAACGCATCGACGCAGGTATTGGTGCCGTGCGGGAAATCGTGGGCCGGGTCTGGCTGTACGTGGTCCTGGGCATTGGTGTGGGCGCGGTGATCCACGGGTATGTTCCCGAAGATTTCATGGCCGGGTTGATGGGGCGCTCCGCGTGGTGGTCGGTGCCGGCGGCCGTGGTCATGGGCATTCCCATGTATACCAATGCCGCGGGAGTGATTCCCGTGCTGGAGGCGCTCATTGGCAAGGGGGCGGCCCTGGGGACGGCGCTGGCCTTTATGATGAGCGTGATTGCCTTGTCGCTGCCGGAAATGCTGATCCTTCGCCGGGTTCTTACGGGCCGGTTGCTGGCCGTGTTCGTGTCCGTGGTGGGGGGCGGCATCCTGCTGGTGGGCTGGCTCTTCAACGCCGTGTTGTAGCGCGCTGGCCCGGGGGCTGCACGCTCCGGCAGGAATACCGGGAAAAACAAGAGAACAAAAAAAGCGGAACAGCTTGCCAGTTGCTCCGCTTTTTTTATGGGTCTGATTCGGTCGTTTATTGCCGCTGCCGGGCAGGGCGCAGCACGTCCTGTACGGTCTTGATCAGGGTGGTGTTGTCCAAAGGTTTGGCAAGGTAGCGCGTGGCTCCGGCCTCCAGGAAGCGTTCCTTGTCCCCGGGCATGGCATGGGCCGTCACCGCCAGCACGGGAATTTCGGACAGGTGGCCGAAGGCCGGATCGTTCCGCAGGGTATGGAGCACTTCCTCCCCGCTCATGCGCGGCATTTGAATGTCCAGGATCACGATGTCACAGGCTTGTTTGCGCAGCAGTTCCAAGGCCTCGTCCCCGTCCTCGGCGTCCAGCACCTCCATGCCGAGTTTGGAGAGCAGCCGACGGAGCACGAATCGGTTGATCTCATCGTCCTCCGCCACCAGGGCGCGTCCGCCCTGGCAGTGCTCGCAGGAGGGGGCGGTTTCATGTTGCTCCGGGCAGCGGCGGTCCGCTTCGGGCAGGGCGAAGGGCAGGCTGCAATAAAAGGCCGACCCTTTGCCTGGCTCGCTTTCCACGGCCAGGTTGCCGTCCATGAGGGTGACGATGCGCTTGACGATGGGCAGCCCCAGCCCGGCACCCTGGTAGGAGCGGCGGTACGTGCCGTCCACCTGGGTGAAGACCTGGAAGACATGGTCGATCTGTTCATCGGCAATTCCGATGCCCGTGTCGGTCACGCAGAAGAGCAGGCGAACGCCCTCGGGGGATTCGCTTTGCAGGCTGACGGTGAGGCGCACGCCGCCCTTGCGGGTGAATTTAACCGCGTTGCCCACCAGGTTGAACAACACCTGCCGCAACCGGGTGGAGTCGCCCACCAGCAGATCGGGCAGGTTCGGTTGTTGTTGGAAATCCAGATACAACCCTTTGTTCGTGGCCCGGTCCTCAAAGAGAACACGAACGTCCTCCAAGGCCTCCTGCAAAGGGAACACCTCGGAGCGGATGGGCAGGCGTCCGGCCTCGATCTTGCTCACGTCCAGAATGTCCGTAAGCAGGTTGGTGAGCCGCATGCAGGACTGCTTGGCCGCGAGCACATATTCGCTCTGATGTTCATCCAACTCGGAGAGATCCAGCAGTTGGAGCATGCCCATGACCCCGTTGAGCGGAGTGCGGATTTCATGGCTCATGTTGGCCAGAAATTCGGATTTGGCCTGGTTTGCGGATTCCGCCTGGTCCTTGGCCCGGATCAGTTCCTCATGGGTCCGGCGCACGTCCGTGACATCGCGCAACACTGCGGCCACCCGGGGATTGCGTCCGTTTTCTCCGGGAATATAGCTGTATGTGGCCTCCAGATCCCGTTTGCCCAGGTAGGAGTATTCCAGATTCAGATCAAAGCGCAGGTGTTCCCCGGACAGGCAGCGTTCTAACCGGGGCAGAACCTGCTGGTAGACATCTTCGCCGAGCACTTCACGCATGTGGCGGCCCATCACCTGGTGCCGCTCCATCCCACGCTGGGCGAGCATAGCCGCGTTGACCATGCGGTAGCGATGGTCCGCACCCACCACGCCCATGATTTCCTGGGAGTGTTCCACCAGAGCGCAATAATCCTGAAGGGTCCGCTCATCCAGTTTGCGCTGGGTTACGTCTTCCACGATGACGATAACCCGGCTCGGCGAGTGCAGGTCCAGGGGTTCGAAAAGCATGCGCAAATGCCGCGTGCGGCCGCCCAGGGCCGAGGTGTAGGGCGCTTCAAAAAAGGTATGCCTGCCCTCAAGCGCCTGGCTCAAGGCTTTGCGGACGTCCGGGTGGGTTGTCTTGTTTAGTGCGTCAAAGCCGATCAACGCGTCCATGGGAGCGCCCATGAGCCGCGCAAACTCGGAATTGCATTGCTTGATGCGTCCGTCCGGGCAGACAAGCACCAACCCCATGGGAGAGTGCTCGAACACGGCCCGATACCGCTCCTCGTTTTCCTGCAGCGCGGCCTGCTGGGTATGCAGTCGGCGGCGGCTTTGAAACAGCGCCCCCATGATCAAGCCTTGAATGACAATGATGGTCAGCCCGATAATCAGAGGCCAGAAGTATGTGTCGGTCAGAGACGGGGAGCGGTACAGCCGTTCCGCGTCGGTCGGCAGCAGGGTGACCGGGATATCCAGGCGGTCCAGCTCGCGCTGGTCAAATACGAAGCGATTGGCTTCGTCGCCGGGCAGGACCGGAATATCGGACGGACGTTCTCCGTGCAGGA is a window encoding:
- a CDS encoding Hsp20/alpha crystallin family protein, translating into MMLDFNTLYPYSGRWDRLFDDLIKSTAPEYRRMAYPPLNISEDEQALHVRCQVPGMSMDDLELTLTDKSLVIKGERRAEEGKFYRQERPVGTFQRVVRLNVPVDREKIKATLRDGVLTVTLPRAEEARPRRISIEAS
- a CDS encoding Hsp20/alpha crystallin family protein — translated: MQNEVKAREEKPLQKIRPATDILEREDGYHVFMDIPGVRREDLVLDLQDNELAVSAKTAEIGSQEERYADVEFGPVEYSRVISVSDLVDKEGIKANLTNGVLSLHLPKAEKALPKKIEIQAG
- a CDS encoding MarR family winged helix-turn-helix transcriptional regulator produces the protein MDGIDRERGKELHDLFREVFLLRDVLEQVMEQTHVQAGLSTPKARILRTLAEEGPATVPDLARALNVSRQFVLKTCNELCTDQYIEFMDNPRHKTSKLASCTQQGIAARNAFRAQENSLIARALPHADRDEIRAATRLLHILTTQIRNRSPAGD
- a CDS encoding methyltransferase family protein; the encoded protein is MQDETIQNGLNRNSDFAARKTPKSPGIKIMPPTVFYCCLLLGIGLEWLLPTSFSMTAAWRLGLGVALGGAGFTFMMYGHERFKRLGTNVRTNLPAKRLVRGGAYRYSRNPMYVGGSALYLGLALCANSLWMAASWLPLGGFLALYVVPKEETYMLARFGEAYAAYCDAVRRWL
- a CDS encoding ArsR/SmtB family transcription factor; its protein translation is MERQAAAFKALGHPARLRMVRALGGGEQCVCALRDVVGLDMSTVSRHLGVLRSAGIVEGEKRGTWMYYRLRLPCVIGFLQCLELQLSPDSERGGDHAGLDG
- a CDS encoding permease — translated: MDAGSAPRQPGADRLGLRGRLLFLVLGLGLWVPVYMYLEPFARWFTTRVLGLQTSTPLGESVRFFVYDTPKVFLLLVLIVYGVGVLRTFFTPEATRRVLAGRTEVVGNVLAAGLGVLTPFCSCSAVPLFVGFVTAGVPLGVTFSFLISAPMVNEVALAMLLGMFGWRVALLYAGTGLVLAVIAGFVIGRLRLEGWLQPWVRKQLAMNGGPGAQRRPDWSERIDAGIGAVREIVGRVWLYVVLGIGVGAVIHGYVPEDFMAGLMGRSAWWSVPAAVVMGIPMYTNAAGVIPVLEALIGKGAALGTALAFMMSVIALSLPEMLILRRVLTGRLLAVFVSVVGGGILLVGWLFNAVL
- a CDS encoding ATP-binding protein encodes the protein MFASILSSLNRILRAVWACRTREKRCGSASAFLPGLLVMAALAAPATVPESGHAHTALAAKTYRVLLISSYHPDYPTFYQQIDGLREALPDQDVRLDVEFMDSKRFPDQKNLETFHTLLQHKLSQLPPYDVVATADDNALQFMLDYGTALFGDTPVVFFGVNNARRAQTAADLPNITGVREAASILPTVQTAARMLPDLDTIYVLSDATNTGRVDMDKTLDLAPQIESLGLTLQPVDLNRLTWDQAMEQLSTIDPATGALLLLSPYRDTTGRTLAFDQSLDLILEHCQAPVLHLWEHGMGDGILGGKLVRQFEQGRLAGTMVLRILHGERPSDIPVLPGDEANRFVFDQRELDRLDIPVTLLPTDAERLYRSPSLTDTYFWPLIIGLTIIVIQGLIMGALFQSRRRLHTQQAALQENEERYRAVFEHSPMGLVLVCPDGRIKQCNSEFARLMGAPMDALIGFDALNKTTHPDVRKALSQALEGRHTFFEAPYTSALGGRTRHLRMLFEPLDLHSPSRVIVIVEDVTQRKLDERTLQDYCALVEHSQEIMGVVGADHRYRMVNAAMLAQRGMERHQVMGRHMREVLGEDVYQQVLPRLERCLSGEHLRFDLNLEYSYLGKRDLEATYSYIPGENGRNPRVAAVLRDVTDVRRTHEELIRAKDQAESANQAKSEFLANMSHEIRTPLNGVMGMLQLLDLSELDEHQSEYVLAAKQSCMRLTNLLTDILDVSKIEAGRLPIRSEVFPLQEALEDVRVLFEDRATNKGLYLDFQQQPNLPDLLVGDSTRLRQVLFNLVGNAVKFTRKGGVRLTVSLQSESPEGVRLLFCVTDTGIGIADEQIDHVFQVFTQVDGTYRRSYQGAGLGLPIVKRIVTLMDGNLAVESEPGKGSAFYCSLPFALPEADRRCPEQHETAPSCEHCQGGRALVAEDDEINRFVLRRLLSKLGMEVLDAEDGDEALELLRKQACDIVILDIQMPRMSGEEVLHTLRNDPAFGHLSEIPVLAVTAHAMPGDKERFLEAGATRYLAKPLDNTTLIKTVQDVLRPARQRQ